The nucleotide window GTTCGCGAGAACCACTTTGGTGTGCCGTCAAACGAGAACTCATCCGATGAGTCGGATAGCATGAAAAACAGACTCTCATCCACGCTCGACAATATCAACCGCCGATCGGTTCTCAAGGCGAGTGCAGCGGGCGTTGTCGGCTCAGTGGCTCTCACACAGCCAGTAGCTGCCAACTGCGATAACCGATTGGAGTTTCCTGACCAGAGTTACACTCAAGAGAGCGTCGAGAGCGTTCGTATCGATAAAGTCTGTATCGATCCAGACAGAGGCCCTCTCCGGGTCCACGTCAACGGCGGTGGCGTGACCGGGACGTCAGAACTCCTGGAAGGTGGGATCTACGATACACCGATCTCCGTCTCACTGGACACACCACTGACTCAGACCGCAACACTGACCGCGACGCACGAGGGCACCGACAGCGAGGAGGTAACTCGCGACCAGGCACGTATCGAGGTCGATAGCTCCCAATCGGGAGACGACGGAACCGATGAACCAGATGGAGCATTCACCCGGTTCGAAAGTCAAGTTACGGATGGGACCTACGTCGTCGTTGACGAGGCGAGACTCACCACTCCAGGCTTCGTCTCGGTTCACATCGCGCGACCCGAGGAGGGAATCGCGGACGTCGGCTTCATCAACCCGGAAAATGGCGAGGCACAGAACGCTGCTGCGACCATCATTGGGTTCTCCGAATTCCTGGAGCCTGGGACCTACGAAAACGTTCATGTTCCGCTCTTCGAAGATGAAGAACTCGATGCAGTCAGCGGCGAGATCGACCGACTCCCCGAGCCAGCGGTCCTGGTTTCACTCCCTCACGAGGATTCCAACGGGAACCGGGAGTGGGATTT belongs to Halococcus hamelinensis 100A6 and includes:
- a CDS encoding DUF7282 domain-containing protein, whose product is MVIVRENHFGVPSNENSSDESDSMKNRLSSTLDNINRRSVLKASAAGVVGSVALTQPVAANCDNRLEFPDQSYTQESVESVRIDKVCIDPDRGPLRVHVNGGGVTGTSELLEGGIYDTPISVSLDTPLTQTATLTATHEGTDSEEVTRDQARIEVDSSQSGDDGTDEPDGAFTRFESQVTDGTYVVVDEARLTTPGFVSVHIARPEEGIADVGFINPENGEAQNAAATIIGFSEFLEPGTYENVHVPLFEDEELDAVSGEIDRLPEPAVLVSLPHEDSNGNREWDFYDETDEDPAYDFGDTTFAPPLDRPTDIAGVVPLAENTDQFEISR